A single genomic interval of Cucumis sativus cultivar 9930 chromosome 7, Cucumber_9930_V3, whole genome shotgun sequence harbors:
- the LOC116405241 gene encoding LOW QUALITY PROTEIN: alkaline/neutral invertase E, chloroplastic-like (The sequence of the model RefSeq protein was modified relative to this genomic sequence to represent the inferred CDS: inserted 10 bases in 8 codons), whose translation MVWDGAETSRPINNTPNGSSALEFQDVQFAKQENGTNGAVRDPFHKISIESIEDEAWDLLRESIVYYCNSPIGTIAARDPTSSNLLNYDQVFIRDFIPSGIAFLLXGEYDIVRNFILHTLQLQLGKTMDCHSPGQGLMPASFKVRTVPLDGDDSATEEVLDPDFGEAAIGRVAPVDSGLWWIILLRAYGKCSGDLSVQERVDVQTGIKMILRLCLADGFDMFPTLLVTDGSCMIDRRMGIHGHPLEIQALFYSALVCAREMLTPEDGSADLIRALNNRLVALSFHIREYYWVDLQKLNEIYRYKTEEYSYDAVNKFNIYPDQIPSCWXDWMPTKGGYLIGNLQPXHMDFRFFSLXNLWSIVSSLTTIGQSHAILDLIESKWXDLVSDMPFKICYPALEGQEWQIITGSDPRTRNLLDFVLPWSYHNAGSWPTLLWQLTVACIKMNRPELHXKAIEIAERRLSRDKWPEYYDTKKEVHWKQARLFQTWSIAXYLVGKLLLPPSKAXILITAEDSDLVNAFSCMISSSQKKRGQKNSNPTYIV comes from the exons ATGGTTTGGGATGGTGCAGAGACATCGCGTCCAATCAACAATACACCAAATGGATCAAGTGCTTTGGAGTTTCAAGATGTTCAGTTTGCAAAACAGGAGAATGGCACAAATGGAGCAGTTAGAGATCCTTTTCATAAGATTAGTATTGAGTCGATTGAGGATGAGGCGTGGGACTTGCTTCGGGAATCCATTGTTTATTACTGTAACAGTCCAATTGGAACAATTGCTGCAAGGGACCCTACTAGTTctaatttactaaattatgaTCAGGTCTTTATACGTGATTTCATACCTTCTGGTATAGCTTTTTTAT AAGGAGAATACGATATTGTTCGCAATTTTATCCTCCACACGCTTCAGTTGCAG CTGGGAAAAACTATGGATTGTCACAGTCCTGGTCAAGGATTGATGCCGGCTAGTTTCAAGGTCCGAACAGTTCCTTTAGACGGTGATGATTCAGCAACAGAAGAGGTTTTGGATCCTGACTTTGGGGAGGCAGCGATTGGCCGTGTTGCTCCTGTTGACTCAG GATTATGGTGGATAATTTTATTGCGTGCATATGGAAAATGCTCTGGTGATCTCTCAGTTCAGGAGAGAGTTGATGTCCAAACTGGGATCAAAATGATATTGAGGCTTTGTCTTGCTGATGGCTTCGATATGTTCCCTACTTTACTGGTAACTGATGGCTCTTGTATGATAGATCGTCGTATGGGAATTCATGGTCACCCTCTTGAAATCCAA GCACTTTTTTATTCAGCATTAGTTTGTGCACGTGAGATGCTTACTCCTGAGGACGGATCAGCTGATCTTATCCGTGCACTTAACAATCGTCTGGTGGctctttcatttcatatcaGAGAGTATTATTGGGTCGATTTgcaaaaactaaatgaaattTATCGTTACAAGACAGAAGAGTATTCATACGATGCAGTCAACAAATTCAACATCTACCCAGATCAAATTCCTTCTTGTTG TGATTGGATGCCTACTAAAGGAGGTTATCTGATCGGAAATCTGCAAC CTCACATGGATTTCCGGTTCTTTTCTC GAAATTTGTGGTCCATTGTAAGTAGTCTTACTACAATAGGCCAATCCCACGCCATTTTGGATCTCATTGAATCCAAAT GGGATTTAGTTTCAGACATgccattcaaaatttgttacCCTGCTCTTGAAGGTCAGGAATGGCAGATCATCACTGGCAGCGACCCAAGAACACGTAATTTACTTGACTTCGTACT GCCATGGTCATACCACAATGCAGGCTCGTGGCCAACATTGTTGTGGCAG CTCACAGTTGCATGCATAAAGATGAACAGACCAGAATTGCA CAAAGCCATTGAGATTGCCGAGCGACGTCTGTCTAGAGACAAGTGGCCCGAATATTACGACACGAAAAAGGAGGTTCATTGGAAACAAGCACGCCTATTTCAAACATGGTCAATTG GATACCTCGTGGGCAAGCTCCTCTTGCCGCCTAGTAAGg acattttaataacagCCGAGGATTCGGATCTTGTTAATGCCTTCTCTTGCATGATTAGTTCTAGCCAAAAAAAGCGCGGTCAGAAGAACTCAAATCCGACCTACATAGTTTAA
- the LOC116405315 gene encoding copper transport protein ATX1-like: protein MSQTTVLKVAMSCQGCVGAVKRVLGKLEGVETYDIDIDAQKVTVKGNVERDVVFQTVSKTGKKTAYWEEDASAAPAATPAPAEAEAKPAEPLAAI, encoded by the exons ATGTCTCAG ACTACTGTCCTTAAGGTTGCTATGTCATGTCAAGGCTGTGTTGGGGCCGTCAAAAGGGTCTTGGGAAAACTGGAAg GAGTTGAGACGTATGACATCGACATTGATGCACAAAAGGTGACTGTGAAAGGAAATGTAGAGCGCGATGTAGTTTTCCAAACTGTTTCAAAAACTGGCAAGAAGACTGCCTACTGGGAAGAGGATGCCTCGGCAGCACCTGCAGCGACACCAGCACCGGCTGAAGCAGAAGCTAAACCTGCCGAGCCCCTGGCCGCTATTTAA